The Kosakonia sp. SMBL-WEM22 sequence CATTTTGCGACGTTCGCCCTATCCTGCATCGTATTAAAAAATGCAGCACCTGCGCGTCCTGTTCCGGATGGAAGCTTGCAGATATTCCACTTCCTCGCTCTCCGTTTTGTTTCATGAATTAGCTTGATGTTATAAGACTCATTCTTTTCATCGGCCTTATGCCCACCAAAAAACCGGGCGATGGATGGATATGACATCCCATTTTCGCTACGACTGACAAGAAATAAAATAACATAAGCCATGTCTTTATTCTTAACCATTTCATCAAAATTAATCATTTACACACCTCGAATCGCCACGGATAATCTAGAAGCTTTCTAGCCGTTGATAATACTGGTTTTCATATTGAGCCGGTGGCATCTGATTGCTTGAACCATGCCGACCACCTACAGTTATAAAAAAAATTTCGATGTAATCAAAAGCATTCCTGCGAGATTCTTTATGGGGACGTCCTCATGTGGCTTAAGAAGACATTACTAACATCGGGGTGTGTTAATCAACGGGGAGCAGGTCACCCGTTTTTATTTTCCGAATAGAGCATGTTACCAATTTGACACCAGAAACCGGTAACGTGCATATATTGGCAGTGATAACACACACCATGGTGCCGATTTAGAAAGCCTTCTGGCACAAAGTTACAGCTATTATCCTATCCCGCAGCACATCCTGACCACCGACTTGTTATTACGTTGAAGTCAGCCGGATAAATTATTAATATTTTAACTATGTCTTACTTGTCTTTTACTCACGAAAATAACTCACTTGCTTTTTCCTGGAGAGCTATTCCCATACCCTCTAAAAAATTCAGCTTTTCTGAAGGATAGAAGCCGTCTTTTAGATTAAATACGCCATAAATATCAACAAAAGCCAACGCAATGATCTTTGGTACTGTTTTGCTTTCTGCCCACGCATCTATAAGAAAATCAATTGCATCTAGCAACTCATTAAATTCAGCTTCATCCCATGATAATTTGCTTCTCACCCTGACAGGTAAAGATTTATCCGATAATAACAGATTATAGATTATTTTTTCAGCTTCCACAGTATTCATTTTTGACCTCCACAAGTAATATACAATTTCGCTTTCTCAACTCGTCCTACAATTAATAGTTCTCTGGAGCTTACTGAGTAATGTGTCGTCCGAGCTTTTAATCCAGGTGCAATAGTCTTATCTTCAGAAGATAAATCAATGACAATATGATATTTTTTGGTAAAAGTCACCATTCCGCTGTTTCAATTCCATACTCATTACCAGGAACCACTAAGCCTCTGCTCAAATCTTCTTTGATAAATATCTTGTCATTACTGTGCTTCGTTATGTCTTCACCACTCCAGAAGGGATTTTTTATTTTTAATTACCTGACAGGGTATTTTTAGAAAGAGAAAAATACTTTCAGCCCTTATATGTTATAAATAAATCAGCACCTGGAACAGATTTCAGGAACGCCTCGAAACTCTACTTTTGAGAGTTAATATCGAAATCTTTACGCTCAAGTACTAACATAGTATAAACATAATCTATTACAGGCTGGTAAGAAATGTTATTCGCAGCAACGATACCTCCGCTCACTCTAGTTTCAGACACTATATTTTCTGTCAGTTTTTTCAATTGCCCACTCTTTTTTGCTTCTTTTAATTTTGCTTGCAATGTTAAGGACATCTTTTTTTCTCGCATATCTGTAATGCCGCCATTACTTTCAGGTATGAGCCCGGGGTGTTAAAAGAACGCCGGACTCAAGAGACAGTTGGCAGACTGCATGCCTCACTGAGCTGCTGGAAATTACTGAGGGGCGGTACATTTGCTACTTGATCAATTGAAAAAGGGGTCGGTCACCATCAGTGGCCCTGCATTTACTGAAGCACTGGACCGGTATACCCGACTGCCCTGCTAAGTCCGCTTTCAAAGTCTATACAACATCACAGGAATATCACCACGCCTCATCTTCTGGAATATTTTTCCCCACAAAAGTTTCCAGATCTGGTTCAAGAAAGCTCTCCTCCCCATTCTCCAGGTCACCAAAAATACACCGCTCCGTCATCAGCGCCAACACAATATGGGAACCCACCTCCGTCAATTGCGAATGGAATAAAATTCGCGGGCAGGATTTTTTTGTCGAAGACTAACGTTTGATAATAGTCATCCACTGTTAATAACCCAGCGTCTTTTACATGTAAAACAGGCAGGAAGTATTTAATATCATTTTCGTAATGCGTGCTTTGATAAACGCGTCGTTTATCTGCCAGTATTCCACCATTGGTAACGAGCCATAGAGACTTTAAGGTTTCGGGGAAAGAAACTCCTAATGACTCTTCAATTTTTTTTAGCTCTTCAGCAGAGACCGCAGGCGATGTTTCTGTCAATTTAGCCATGATCTTGTTACCTATTGGCAATGTTTAGGGATACGGCCTCTCAGCCAACCTTTACTATGTGCTACTTTTATTGCTTCAGGTGAGCCATACTTCACACTAAAATGTTTTTCAAATTGGAATACTGAACCTTTATGCGGGAAAGAGGCTTTACATGCTTCAGTAGTAACTAATTGCATTGTTGATTTGCCTGTTTCTGGATCAAAATCGTCAACGTGATGCCATGTATAGTCTTTCGCATCAGCTTCACTTATACCTGCTAATTTGTAAGCTTCTGCGAAATCTCTTGCCTTTGCCCCCTGAAGTGTGACTTCAACAATATTGCGTTGTGAACCCGTTAATGGATAGAGAGATGGACTTCCGCTGAAATCTACACCACTTAATGCCAGACCCAGAGGATCTATCCATACTATAGGATTAAGCGCGTAGTTGTATAAATTCAAGTTTCCACCCTCAAGCCCAATCGGGTCCTGAACCGTAACCGTCCGGCCTGCGGGTCGTAGTGCAGCCAGGAGAGCTGCTGCCCGCCGGAGAGGGCCATATTTGTCAGATTGCCCCGCGCATCCCATGCATAGCTGAGTTCGCGGTTAACATCAGATTCGCTTACCAGATGACCTGCCGCATCGTGGGTAAAGACGATTTCATCCCCCTCAATGCCCGGGGCAACACCTTCAGCCGTCGGGGTGCGCCGGATACAGGTGCCCAGGCCGTTCTGGTCATGCATATAGCGGTACTCCGCATGGCAGGAGGTGCGCCCGGTCAGCAGACCGCTGTCGTCATACATGAACTGCTGTCAATGGCGGGCGATACCGCCAACTGCGGCAGGCCTGCCGTTTTCCTGAAGCCTAGAACGCCCCGATCATCTCACATCATCAGGGGCGAGGTGTCGTCCGGGCGGGTTTCACTGAGCGGGTGGCCGGTTTCGTCGTATGTGAAGCGGTATTTTCCACCGATGCCGTTAAAGAAGTCTTTAGGATTATGAAAATTTATGCTGCCCCCCAATCTCAGGTTGTGGGGATCTCAACGGAGAAATCGAAGCCAAGTAACCCAGCTTCTTCCACTCTGCGTTTGAATGCCTCTGTCACAAAGACACGGCTGATATCCTCTTCAATAGAAAAAAGGTACTCATCAGTGATGTTATCTGCTTTAAGTACTGGTTTTTCAATAATGAGGCCACGCTCTGTTTCACGAAATAAAGAATTCTCCCGATCGAAGCAACCTGACAGCGCTCTGGTTGGGTAATAGCCAGAAAATGCCTTCTTTTTGCTATCAGTGATGACAGGGAGAACCTGCCCTCCAGGAAGGAAAATATCTCCCAGCTTATCTAAAGCAATATCACTCAGCACATAGAATGGAGACAAAAAACTTGATATATCAGATTGATAGTTTTTCTTTCCAGTGTCGCTTTTTTTAAGCTCTAACTGCACTGGACCCAGCCCCTTGAACGCTTTCCATTTCTGAGCCATAGACAGGCCCATGATGCTGTCACTATCGTCATTATCTGCTTCAATAAAAACAGAAAAATCCACAAAATTGGATTTTAACCGGAATATTTTGCTCATAAACTTCCCAAAACTGTTTTCCAGTCTGCATTACTGCAAGCAGAAGAAAGTATGTCTCTCATGTTATCAAGTTCAGACAACACCTCACTTCTCCCGCCGATAACATCAGCTCTCAGGATTCGTTCGTTCAGGGTGCAGT is a genomic window containing:
- a CDS encoding SMI1/KNR4 family protein, which gives rise to MAKLTETSPAVSAEELKKIEESLGVSFPETLKSLWLVTNGGILADKRRVYQSTHYENDIKYFLPVLHVKDAGLLTVDDYYQTLVFDKKILPANFIPFAIDGGGFPYCVGADDGAVYFW
- a CDS encoding HNH endonuclease encodes the protein MNLYNYALNPIVWIDPLGLALSGVDFSGSPSLYPLTGSQRNIVEVTLQGAKARDFAEAYKLAGISEADAKDYTWHHVDDFDPETGKSTMQLVTTEACKASFPHKGSVFQFEKHFSVKYGSPEAIKVAHSKGWLRGRIPKHCQ